CCACCTCGGTGTCCCGGCGCAGCGATTCTTCCGCCCGGCTGACTTCCTCGTTGCGCAGGTACCAGAAGGCAAAGGTGATGGCCGCCAGGAAGAGCAGCACCGAGGTCAGCGGCGCGAGGGTGGCCAGACGATCCTGGCGGGAAGGCGACTGGCGCCCCCACCAGCGCTGCAGGAGCAGGTTCAGCCGGCTGGATGGCAGCGGAGGAAAAACATCGCGGGGGGCTTGCATTGCTTGCGATTATCGAAGCCGGAATGGATGGGGATGCTGCGGCACAACATGCTTTTATCTGGGGTTTTCACGTAGAAAAGCGTTGTTTGGAGACCTTTTTCTTGTCGCATTATGAAATCAACGTTCGCTATTTGAAAATGGAAACGGGCTGTGCCACACTCCGCCCGCACACAAGTTCCCACCATGGCGGGAAGCCTCAGGCCAGCCCGCACAACTCAGGAGACACGCATGTCCGCTCTGCCCGAATCCTCCATGGGCACCCCGGCCGTCGATGCCGACAGCCAGGAAACCCGTGAATGGCTGGATGCCCTGAACGCCGTCATCCAAAGTGAAGGGCGTGAACGGGGGCACTTCCTGCTCGAGCAACTGCTGGAAGAGGCCCGTCAGAACGGGGTGGACCTGCCGTTCTCGGCCACCACCGGCTACGTCAACACCATCGAGCCGCAGGACGAGGCCCGCTCGCCCGGCAACCTGGAGCTGGAAGGCCGGCTGCGAGCCTTCATGCGCTGGAACGCCATGGCCATGGTGGTCAAGGCCAACCGCCTGCACCCCGAGGACGGCGGCGACCTGGGCGGCCACATTTCCTCTTTCGCCTCGCTGGCCCACATGCTGGCCGCAGGCTTCAACCACTTCTGGCACGCCGACGACACCGACCAGGGTGGCAAGCACGGCGGCGACCTGCTCTACATCCAGGGCCACAGTGCGCCCGGCATCTATGCCCGCGCCTTCCTGGAAGGCCGCATCAGCGAAGAGCAGCTCCTGAACTTCCGACAGGAAGTGGAGGGCAAGGGCCTGTCGAGCTACCCGCATCCGAAGCTGATGCCCGAGTTCTGGCAGTTCCCCACCGTGTCGATGGGCCTGGGCCCCTTGATGGCCATCTACCAGGCCCGCTTCCTGAAGTACCTGCACGCCCGCGGCATTGCCGACACCTCCGAGCGCAAGGTCTGGGCCTTCCTGGGCGACGGCGAGATGGACGAGCCCGAGAGCCTGGGCGCCATCGGCCTGGCCGCGCGCGAGGGCCTGGACAACCTGATCTTCGTCGTCAACTGCAACCTGCAGCGCCTGGACGGCCCGGTGCGCGGCAACGGCAAGATCATCCAGGAACTCGAAGGCGAGTTCCGCGGTTCCGGCTGGAACGTGATCAAGCTGATCTGGGGCAGCAACTGGGACCCGCTGCTGGCGCGCGACAAGGACGGCGCGCTGCGCAAGCTGATGATGGACACCCTGGACGGCGACTACCAGGCCTTCAAGGCCAACGACGGCGCCTTCGTCCGCAAGCACTTCTTCGAGCGTGATCCGCGCACGGCCAAGCTGGTCGAGCACATGAGCGACGACGACATCTGGGCCCTGCGCCGCGGCGGCCACGACGCCCAGAAGGTCTATGCCGCCTTCCACCGCGCCCACCACAACAAGGGCCAGCCCACGGTGCTGCTGGTCAAGACGGTCAAGGGATACGGCATGGGCAAGAGCGGCGAGGGCAAGAACACCGCCCACCAGACCAAGAAGCTGACCGACGAGGACATCAAGTACTTCCGCGACCGCTTCAACATCCCCATCCCGGACAGCGAGCTGCCCAAGATCCCGTTCTACAAGCCGGCCGACGACACCCCGGAAATGCAGTACCTGCATGCCCGTCGCAAGGAGCTGGGCGGCTACCTGCCGCACCGCCGCACCAAGGCCAGCGAGCAGTTCACCGTGCCGTCGCTGGACATCTTCAAGGCGGTGCTGGAGCCCACCACCGCCGGGCGCGAGATCTCGACCACCCAGGCCTATGTGCGCTTTCTGACCCAGCTGCTGCGCGACCAGGCCATCGGCCCGCGCGTGGTGCCCATCCTGGTGGACGAGGCCCGCACCTTCGGCATGGAAGGCCTGTTCCGCCAGATCGGCATTTACAACCCCAAGGGCCAGCAGTACACCCCGGTCGACCGTGACCAGGTCATGTACTACAAGGAAGAGACCAACGGTCAGATCCTGCAGGAAGGCATCAACGAAGCCGGCGGCATGGCCAGCTGGATTGCCGCGGCCACGAGCTACAGCACGAACAACCGGATCATGATCCCGTTCTACGTGTACTACTCGATGTTCGGCTTCCAGCGCATCGGCGACCTGGCCTGGGCGGCGGGCGACATGCAGGCCCGCGGCTTCCTGCTGGGCGGCACCTCGGGTCGCACCACGCTGAACGGCGAAGGCCTGCAGCACGAGGACGGCCACAGCCACATCCTGGCCGGCACCATCCCGAACTGCGTCAGCTACGACCCGACCTTCGCACACGAGGTCGCGGTGATCATGCACCACGGCCTCAAGCGCATGGTCGAGCGGCAGGAGAACGTGTTCTTCTACATCACCCTGCTCAATGAGAACTACGCGATGCCGGGCCTGAGGCCGGGCACCGAAGAGCAGATCATCAAGGGCATGTACCTGCTGGAGGAGGGCGCCAAGAAGACCCCGCGCGTCAACCTGCTGGGCTCGGGCACCATCCTGCGCGAGTCGATGGCCGCCAAGGCGCTGCTGGAAGCCGACTGGGGCGTGGCCGCCAACATCTGGAGCTGCCCGAGCTTCAACGAACTGGCCCGCGACGGCCAGGACTGCGAGCGCTGGAACCTGCTGCATCCGACCGAGACGCCCAAGGTGCCCTTCGTCACCGAGCAGCTCTCGGCCCACGCCGGCCCGGTCATCGCCTCGACCGACTACATCAAGAGCTACGCCGAGCAGATCCGCGCCTTCATTCCCAAGGGCCGCAGCTACAAGGTGCTGGGCACCGACGGCTTCGGCCGCAGTGACTTCCGCAGCAAGCTGCGCTGCCACTTCGAGGTCAACCGCCACTATGTCGTGGTTGCCGCCCTGAAGGCCCTGGCCGACGAAGGCAGCGTGCCCGCCACCGTGGTGGCCGAGGCCATTGCCAAGTACGGCCTGAACGCCGACAAGATCAACCCGCTGTACGCCTGACGCACCACGGAGACAAGAACATGGCATTGGTGGAAGTGAAGGTCCCCGACATCGGGGATTTCAAGGACGTCGCCGTGATCGAGCTGCTGGTCAAGCCCGGCGACACGGTCAAGGCGGAGCAGAGTCTGATCACGGTCGAATCCGACAAGGCCTCGATGGAAATCCCGTCGAGCCACGCGGGCGTGGTCAAGGAGCTCAAGGTCGCCCTGGGCGACAAGGTCAACGAGGGCAGCCTGCTGCTGCTGCTGGAAACGGCGGACAGCGCGGCTGCGCCGGCCCCGGCCGCAGCCCCGGCGCCCGCGGTGGCGGCACCGGTGGCCGCCCCTGCGGCGGCGGCGCCCGTGGCCACCCCGGCGGCCTCGGGCCCGATCGAGGTGCGCGTGCCCGACATCGGCGACTTCAAGGACGTCGCCGTGATCGAGCTGCTGGTCAAGGTGGGTGACACCGTCAAGGCCGAGCAGAGCCTGATCACCGTCGAGTCCGACAAGGCCTCGATGGAGATTCCCTCCAGCGCGGCCGGCGTGGTCAAGGAGATCAAGGTCGCCCTGGGCGACAAGGTCAACCAGGGCAGCCTGGTGGCCATCCTGGAAGGCGCCGCGTCGGCGGCCGCCCCCGCCCCCGCCCCGGTGGCGGCTGCGCCGGCAGCCGCGCCTGCGGTGGCCGCGGCGGCGCCGGCCGTCGCTGTCGCGGCGGCACCGGTCGCGTCGGCGGTGCCCGCGCACGAGCCCACCATCGCCCCCAGCGGCAAGTTGCCGCATGCCTCGCCCAGCATCCGCAAGATGGCCCGCGAACTGGGCGTGCCGCTGGCCGAGGTCCAGGGCAGTGGTCCCAAGGGACGCATCACCCAGGCCGACCTGCAGGGCTTCGTCAAGGGCGTGATGGCCGGCCAGGTGAAGACTGCCGCCCAGAAGGCCGCCGCACCGGCGGCCGAGCAGGGCGGTGGCATTCCCGGCCTGCTGCCCTGGCCCAAGGTCGATTTCGCCAAGTTCGGCGAGATCGAGACCGTGGCCCTGTCGCGCATCAAGAAGATCAGCGGTGCCAACCTGGCCCGCAACTGGGTGATGATCCCCGCGGTCACTTACCACGAGGACGCCGACATCACCGACCTGGAGGACTTCCGCGTCCTGGTGAACAAGGAGAACGAGAAGTCCGGCGGCGCCAAGCTGACCATGCTGGCCTTCCTGGTCAAGGCCTGCGTCAAGGCCCTGCAGAAGTTCCCCGAGTTCAACTGCTCGCTGGACGGTGACAACCTGGTCTACAAGAAGTACTTCCACATCGCCTTTGCGGCCGACACGCCCAATGGCCTGGTGGTGCCGGTGATCAAGGACGCCGACAAGAAGAGCGTGGTCGAGATCGCCGCCGAGTCGGCCGTGCTGGCCAAGAAGGCCCGCGACGGCAAGCTGGGCCCGGCCGACATGCAGGGTGCCTGCTTCACCATCTCCAGCCTGGGCGGCATTGGCGGCACCGGCTTCGCGCCGATCGTCAACGCGCCGGAGGTCGCCATCCTCGGCGTCAACAAGAGCGTGATGAAGCCGGTGTGGGACGGCAAGGCCTTCCAGCCGCGTCTGGTGCTGCCGCTGTCGCTGACCGCCGATCACCGCGTGATCGACGGCGCGCTGGCCACCCGCTTCAACGTCTATCTGGCGCAGCTGCTGGCGGATTTCCGCCGCATCGCCCTCTGAGCGGGAGCACAGCATGGCATTGATCGACGTGCGTGTGCCGGACATCGGCGATTTCAAGGACGTGGCCATCATCGAGGTGCTGGTCAAGCCGGGCGACACGGTGAAGGCCGAACAGAGCCTGATCACCGTCGAGTCCGACAAGGCCTCGATGGAGATCCCCAGCAGCCATGCCGGGGTGGTCAAGGAACTGAAGGTGGCCCTGGGCGACAAGGTCAACCAAGGCAGCGTGATCCTGACGCTGGAGGCAGCCGAAGCCGCTGCGGCGGCACCAGCCGCTCCCGCGCAGGCCCCCGTGCCTGCCGCTGCGGCACCGGCCCCCGCGCCGGTGGCGACCCCTGCCGCGGCCGGCAGCTACGCCGGCCCGGTGGATCTGAGCTGCGACGTGCTGGTGCTGGGCGGTGGCCCTGGCGGCTATTCCGCCGCCTTCCGGGCCGCCGACCTGGGCCTGAACGTGGTGGTGGTCGAGCGCTACCCGACCCTGGGCGGCGTCTGCCTGAACGTGGGCTGCATCCCGTCCAAGGCGCTGCTGCACGTGGCCGCGGTGATGGACGAGGTCAAGCACCTGGCTGACGCGGGCATTGCCTACGCCGAGCCGGCGGTGGACATCGACAAGCTGCGCGGCCACAAGGAAAAGGTGGTCGGCAAGCTGACCGGCGGCCTGGGCGCCATGGCCAAGATGCGCAAGGTCACCATCGTGCGCGGCTACGGCAGCTTCATCGACCCCTACCACCTGCAGGTGGACGAGACCAGCGGCCCCGGGCAGGACCGCAGTGGCGGCCGCAAGGTGGTCAAGTTCGGCCACGCCATCATCGCCGCGGGTTCGCAGGCCGTGCGTCTGCCGTTCTTCCCGGTCGATGAACGCATCGTGGACTCCACCGGCGCGCTGAACCTGAAGTCCGTGCCGAAGAAGATGCTGATCGTCGGCGGCGGCATCATCGGCCTGGAAATGGGCACCGTCTACTCCACCCTGGGCGCCCGCCTGGACGTGGTGGAGATGCTGGACGGCCTGATGCAGGGGGCGGACCGCGACCTGGTCAAGGTGTGGCAGAAGATGAACGCGCCGCGCTTCGACAACATCATGTTGAAGACCAAGACGGTGGGGGCCGAGGCCACGCCCGAGGGCATCAAGGTGAAGTTCGAGGCCGCCGACGGCACGACCAGCGAGCAGGTCTACGACCTGGTGCTGCAGGCCGTGGGCCGCACGCCCAATGGCAAGAAGATCGGTGCCGAGGCCGCTGGCGTGGCCGTGGGTGAGCGCGGCTTCATCCCGGTGGATGCCCAGCTGCGCACCAACGTGCCGCACATCTTCGCCATCGGCGACGTGGTGGGCCAGCCCATGCTGGCGCACAAGGCGGTGCACGAGGGCCATGTGGCGGCCGAGGTCATCGCCGGCACGGTCAAGGGCGACGCCACCCTGGCCCGCAGCCAGTTCGATGCCCGCGTGATCCCCAGCGTGGCCTACACCGATCCCGAGGTGGCCTGGGTGGGCCTGACCGAGGACCAGGCCAAGGCCCAGGGCATCAAGGTCAAGAAGGGCCTGTTCCCCTGGACGGCCTCGGGCCGCGCCATCGCCAACGGTCGCGACGAGGGCTTCACCAAGCTGCTGTTCGACGATTCGCCCGAGGCCCATGGCCACGGTCGCATCCTGGGGGGCGGCATCGTGGGCACTCATGCGGGCGACATGATCGGCGAGATCGCGCTGGCCATCGAGATGGGCGCGGACGCAGTGGACATCGGCGCCACCATCCACCCGCACCCCACGCTGGGCGAAAGCCTGGGCATGGCGGCCGAGGTGGCGCACGGCAGCTGCACCGATCTGCCGCCCCAGCGGCGCTGATGCAGGGATCGGCGGTCAGCCGCAACGCAGGGGA
This sequence is a window from Ideonella dechloratans. Protein-coding genes within it:
- the aceE gene encoding pyruvate dehydrogenase (acetyl-transferring), homodimeric type: MSALPESSMGTPAVDADSQETREWLDALNAVIQSEGRERGHFLLEQLLEEARQNGVDLPFSATTGYVNTIEPQDEARSPGNLELEGRLRAFMRWNAMAMVVKANRLHPEDGGDLGGHISSFASLAHMLAAGFNHFWHADDTDQGGKHGGDLLYIQGHSAPGIYARAFLEGRISEEQLLNFRQEVEGKGLSSYPHPKLMPEFWQFPTVSMGLGPLMAIYQARFLKYLHARGIADTSERKVWAFLGDGEMDEPESLGAIGLAAREGLDNLIFVVNCNLQRLDGPVRGNGKIIQELEGEFRGSGWNVIKLIWGSNWDPLLARDKDGALRKLMMDTLDGDYQAFKANDGAFVRKHFFERDPRTAKLVEHMSDDDIWALRRGGHDAQKVYAAFHRAHHNKGQPTVLLVKTVKGYGMGKSGEGKNTAHQTKKLTDEDIKYFRDRFNIPIPDSELPKIPFYKPADDTPEMQYLHARRKELGGYLPHRRTKASEQFTVPSLDIFKAVLEPTTAGREISTTQAYVRFLTQLLRDQAIGPRVVPILVDEARTFGMEGLFRQIGIYNPKGQQYTPVDRDQVMYYKEETNGQILQEGINEAGGMASWIAAATSYSTNNRIMIPFYVYYSMFGFQRIGDLAWAAGDMQARGFLLGGTSGRTTLNGEGLQHEDGHSHILAGTIPNCVSYDPTFAHEVAVIMHHGLKRMVERQENVFFYITLLNENYAMPGLRPGTEEQIIKGMYLLEEGAKKTPRVNLLGSGTILRESMAAKALLEADWGVAANIWSCPSFNELARDGQDCERWNLLHPTETPKVPFVTEQLSAHAGPVIASTDYIKSYAEQIRAFIPKGRSYKVLGTDGFGRSDFRSKLRCHFEVNRHYVVVAALKALADEGSVPATVVAEAIAKYGLNADKINPLYA
- the aceF gene encoding dihydrolipoyllysine-residue acetyltransferase is translated as MALVEVKVPDIGDFKDVAVIELLVKPGDTVKAEQSLITVESDKASMEIPSSHAGVVKELKVALGDKVNEGSLLLLLETADSAAAPAPAAAPAPAVAAPVAAPAAAAPVATPAASGPIEVRVPDIGDFKDVAVIELLVKVGDTVKAEQSLITVESDKASMEIPSSAAGVVKEIKVALGDKVNQGSLVAILEGAASAAAPAPAPVAAAPAAAPAVAAAAPAVAVAAAPVASAVPAHEPTIAPSGKLPHASPSIRKMARELGVPLAEVQGSGPKGRITQADLQGFVKGVMAGQVKTAAQKAAAPAAEQGGGIPGLLPWPKVDFAKFGEIETVALSRIKKISGANLARNWVMIPAVTYHEDADITDLEDFRVLVNKENEKSGGAKLTMLAFLVKACVKALQKFPEFNCSLDGDNLVYKKYFHIAFAADTPNGLVVPVIKDADKKSVVEIAAESAVLAKKARDGKLGPADMQGACFTISSLGGIGGTGFAPIVNAPEVAILGVNKSVMKPVWDGKAFQPRLVLPLSLTADHRVIDGALATRFNVYLAQLLADFRRIAL
- the lpdA gene encoding dihydrolipoyl dehydrogenase — its product is MALIDVRVPDIGDFKDVAIIEVLVKPGDTVKAEQSLITVESDKASMEIPSSHAGVVKELKVALGDKVNQGSVILTLEAAEAAAAAPAAPAQAPVPAAAAPAPAPVATPAAAGSYAGPVDLSCDVLVLGGGPGGYSAAFRAADLGLNVVVVERYPTLGGVCLNVGCIPSKALLHVAAVMDEVKHLADAGIAYAEPAVDIDKLRGHKEKVVGKLTGGLGAMAKMRKVTIVRGYGSFIDPYHLQVDETSGPGQDRSGGRKVVKFGHAIIAAGSQAVRLPFFPVDERIVDSTGALNLKSVPKKMLIVGGGIIGLEMGTVYSTLGARLDVVEMLDGLMQGADRDLVKVWQKMNAPRFDNIMLKTKTVGAEATPEGIKVKFEAADGTTSEQVYDLVLQAVGRTPNGKKIGAEAAGVAVGERGFIPVDAQLRTNVPHIFAIGDVVGQPMLAHKAVHEGHVAAEVIAGTVKGDATLARSQFDARVIPSVAYTDPEVAWVGLTEDQAKAQGIKVKKGLFPWTASGRAIANGRDEGFTKLLFDDSPEAHGHGRILGGGIVGTHAGDMIGEIALAIEMGADAVDIGATIHPHPTLGESLGMAAEVAHGSCTDLPPQRR